A genomic window from Sphingobacteriales bacterium includes:
- the hemE gene encoding uroporphyrinogen decarboxylase: protein MMLTNDILLKAARGEQVERIPVWLMRQAGRILPEYRAVRSSVNGFKELVKNPELICEVTIQPVDILGVDAAIIFSDILVIPEAMGLNYEMVESKGPFFPKTIQSEQDVLALTTDVVPNLQYVFDSIRLTKQALNNRVPLIGFAGAPWTIFSYMIEGKGSKTFSQAKKMLYTHPQLSHSLLTKITDATIAYLKQQISSGADIVQVFDSWAGVLSKAQYVEFALPYMQKIAASITEVPVILFAKDAHYILAEFAQTNCSVIGLDWTIETEKARTEAPSKTLQGNLDPCVLYADKQTIRSEAEKMLRAFGKQNYICNLGHGVYPDVDFEKAKYFIEVVQDFR, encoded by the coding sequence ATTATGTTAACAAATGATATACTTTTAAAGGCAGCCAGAGGCGAGCAGGTGGAGCGCATTCCGGTATGGCTGATGCGACAGGCGGGCAGGATATTGCCGGAATACAGAGCGGTGAGAAGCAGTGTGAACGGCTTTAAAGAGTTGGTGAAAAACCCGGAATTGATTTGCGAAGTGACGATACAGCCGGTCGATATCTTAGGCGTGGATGCCGCCATCATTTTTTCAGATATCCTGGTGATACCGGAAGCGATGGGACTGAATTATGAAATGGTGGAAAGCAAAGGGCCGTTTTTCCCAAAAACAATACAGTCAGAACAGGACGTGCTGGCTTTAACAACCGATGTGGTGCCAAATCTGCAGTATGTGTTTGATTCCATCCGATTGACAAAACAGGCCTTGAATAACCGTGTTCCATTGATTGGTTTTGCCGGCGCCCCCTGGACGATTTTTTCCTACATGATTGAAGGAAAAGGGAGCAAGACGTTTTCTCAGGCAAAGAAAATGCTGTACACGCATCCGCAGTTGTCACACAGCTTATTGACAAAAATTACGGATGCTACAATTGCTTATCTCAAGCAGCAAATCAGTAGCGGTGCGGATATTGTGCAGGTATTTGACAGCTGGGCGGGCGTGCTCAGCAAGGCACAGTATGTAGAATTTGCATTGCCCTATATGCAAAAGATTGCCGCATCCATTACAGAGGTGCCTGTTATTTTGTTTGCCAAAGATGCGCATTATATCTTGGCGGAATTCGCGCAGACGAATTGTTCGGTCATAGGACTCGACTGGACGATAGAAACTGAAAAGGCGAGGACTGAGGCTCCCAGCAAAACACTGCAGGGCAACCTGGACCCTTGTGTGTTGTATGCGGATAAACAAACTATCAGGTCGGAAGCGGAAAAGATGCTGCGTGCATTTGGCAAGCAAAACTATATCTGCAATCTCGGACACGGTGTGTATCCCGATGTCGACTTTGAAAAAGCCAAATACTTTATAGAAGTGGTGCAGGATTTCAGATAA
- a CDS encoding ATP-binding cassette domain-containing protein: MPRVVDIKNAKIMHRDHLVLDNVNFEVRKGDFVYLIGRTGSGKSSLLKTLYGDMEFTIGDGDVCGYNLKTLKRSDVPNLRRRLGIVFQDFQLLTDRTVFANLEFMLKAIGWEDKNKIKSTIEESLAMVRLSDKINKYPNQLSGGEQQRVSIARALLNHPELILADEPTGNLDPETTDEIMSLFYSIFKETQTPMVFATHNYQMIEKFPGIIYMCAYQSISRDDSHFTR, from the coding sequence ATGCCGCGTGTGGTAGATATCAAAAATGCCAAAATCATGCACCGCGACCATCTCGTACTGGACAATGTCAATTTTGAAGTACGCAAAGGCGATTTTGTTTACCTGATTGGCAGAACCGGCAGCGGCAAAAGCAGTTTGCTCAAAACATTGTATGGAGATATGGAATTCACCATCGGCGACGGGGATGTTTGCGGCTATAACCTGAAAACATTAAAACGTTCCGATGTTCCCAACCTGCGGCGGCGTTTGGGTATCGTATTCCAGGACTTTCAGCTACTGACCGACAGGACGGTTTTTGCCAATTTGGAGTTTATGCTCAAAGCCATCGGCTGGGAAGATAAAAACAAGATAAAAAGTACCATAGAAGAATCACTGGCTATGGTAAGGCTGAGTGATAAGATCAACAAATATCCCAACCAGCTTTCCGGCGGCGAACAGCAGCGTGTTTCCATTGCAAGGGCACTGTTAAACCATCCCGAGCTGATACTGGCCGATGAGCCTACCGGAAACCTGGATCCCGAAACAACGGATGAAATCATGAGCCTGTTTTATTCCATTTTCAAGGAGACACAAACGCCGATGGTATTTGCCACGCATAACTACCAGATGATTGAAAAATTTCCGGGAATCATTTACATGTGCGCCTATCAGTCCATCAGCCGCGACGATTCTCACTTCACCCGGTAA